From Tubulanus polymorphus chromosome 9, tnTubPoly1.2, whole genome shotgun sequence, a single genomic window includes:
- the LOC141910711 gene encoding uncharacterized protein LOC141910711: protein MGNNDNRPTSSSSGGRAAGAGRVGSGRGRLIMNSTNRKSKIRMVDLSFQFHPEDDQNNNENKKLMQLSARTVRTGNINVKGNNRQRTGNRKLHNYHRQLRNDIDKILAADSAVEDDNDNVFINGFNSKHLQTKVEQQKEYIKLAKALLQTNRTQLSTSQSLNDIPASTYRSNTTHSYLTPTELRDQPITDLDLKLGRPTRTTLLRHRQRSNSAQLNSNQFLLEARKVSKKDVRTRPATACVSHRERRFNPDVVDGESVHSFLTGARYNRAHHFDARSLDRYGVFLPRSNPAGCFINLKPKITQSQQTEDYLLTPPDSPSSSCSDLDKAGKFPPQTAPPMQQRAGTASARLVTTARSHAGVRQVWGTEDDSMTQPGYNINHMYEQFRDSPETLNVKGTGLTCGSATTAINIPSRPKSAHKLAGVTPSMTEPVAARGLPSITGSSICLAPPTDEHRTTQERLNEAANYEQKLLEAEKERSQRREDKRSLSRENAEESEDEEQVIPQDSILVGSGVSIPRLENIKIEDEITANNRQLLTPPPNTPTDTECHTPLHFTTIDEQDLNIDDIEDEDGAAASPAAAADDDDNVRFFLTEEGGGAGEFLVTVAAEDEKLSDMGGAGDGTESLLTDHQPTDTQHADTPQADTLHNTPDKLQNKTVDTPVDTLDTPDTNRCFLGHGQCLHGDKDQDSLETAAVVNEEVINDEENDDAAAAANDEENEDSAAAASDEEENEDDLIHQPVIAVDITERPKSVEQKSVTWGDISEREQED, encoded by the exons ATGGGAAATAATGACAATCGACcgaccagcagcagcagcggagGTCGAGCCGCCGGGGCCGGACGAGTTGGCAGCGGTCGAGGGAGACTGATAATGAACTCTACGAATAGAAAGAGTAAAATTCGAATGGTCGATTTGAGTTTTCAGTTTCATCCTGAAGACGATCAGaacaataatgaaaacaagaaACTGATGCAACTATCTGCTCGCACAGTTCGTACTGGTAACATCAATGTTAAAG GTAATAACCGCCAGAGAACTGGTAATCGTAAATTACACAATTACCATCGACAATTACGCAATGACATCGATAAAATACTGGCCGCTGATTCTGCTGTAGAGgacgataatgataatgtgtTCATCAATGGATTTAATTCAAAACATCTTCAAACAAAG GTTGAACAACAGAAGGAGTATATTAAACTAGCGAAGGCTCTTTTACAAACGAACAGAACTCAACTATCAACGTCGCAGAGTCTGAATGATATCCCTGCGTCTACTTACCGCTCAAATACAACTCATTCCTATCTGACTCCTACCGAGTTACGAGATCAACCTATCACTGATCTCGACCTCAAACTAGGACGACCCACCAGGACGAC ATTGTTGCGTCATCGACAGAGAAGTAACTCGGCTCAACTCAACAGTAATCAGTTTCTGTTAGAAGCGAGAAAAGTTTCAAAGAAAG atgtGAGAACTCGTCCAGCTACAGCATGTGTGTCGCATCGTGA ACGTCGTTTCAATCCCGATGTTGTAGATGGAGAATCTGTTCATTCTTTCCTCACTGGTGCAAGATATAACAG GGCTCATCATTTCGATGCTAGAAGTTTAGATCGTTATGGAGTATTTCTACCGAGATCCAACCCAGCCGGTTGTTTTATCAATCTCAAACCAAAAATTACGCAATCTCAACAAACAGAAGATTATCTACTAACTCCACCCG attcaCCGTCATCGAGTTGTAGTGATCTGGATAAGGCCGGAAAGTTCCCGCCTCAAACAGCGCCACCTATGCAGCAGCGCGCTGGTACCGCATCGGCGCGTCTGGTGACTACAGCTCGGAGTCACGCCGGAGTCAGACAGGTGTGGGGTACAGAGGATGACTCAATGACTCAACCCGGTTACAACATCAATCACATGTACGAACAATTCAGAGATTCACCTGAAACTCTCAACGTGAAAG GAACCGGACTCACTTGTGGATCAGCAACCACCGCTATTAACATTCCTTCCAGACCCAAAAGTGCCCACAAACTCGCTG GCGTCACTCCGTCGATGACTGAACCAGTGGCAGCCCGCGGGCTTCCTAGTATCACGGGATCATCGATCTGTCTGGCACCACCTACCGACGAACATAGAACTACTCAAGAGAGATTAAATGAAGCAGCGAATTACGAACAGAAATTACTGGAAGCTGAGAAAGAGAGGTCACAACGGCGCGAGGACAAGAGGTCGCTATCACGTGAGAACGCTGAGGAATCGGAGGACGAGGAGCAGGTGATTCCTCAGGATTCGATTCTCGTTGGCTCCGGAGTTTCGATTCCTCGACTCGAAAATATTAAGATAGAAGACGAAATCACTGCGAATAACAGACAGCTGTTAACTCCGCCCCCAAACACGCCTACTGACACAGAATGCCACACCCCTCTACACTTTACAACTATAGATGAACAAGATCtgaatattgatgatattgaggATGAAGATGGTGCTGCTGCCtctcctgctgctgctgctgatgatgaCGATAATGTTCGATTCTTTCTGACTGAAGAGGGCGGCGGTGCTGGTGAGTTTCTTGTCACTGTAGCAGCAGAGGATGAGAAACTCAGTGATATGGGAGGAGCAGGAGATGGTACTGAATCACTACTGACCGACCACCAGCCTACAGATACACAACACGCTGATACACCACAAGCCGATACACTACACAATACACCTGATAAACTGCAGAATAAGACGGTGGATACACCTGTGGATACTCTTGATACACCTGATACTAATAGATGTTTTCTGGGACATGGACAATGTTTACACGGAGATAAGGATCAGGATAGCCTGGAGACAGCAGCTGTGGTAAATGAGGAGGTTATCAACGATGAAGAGAACGATGATGCTGCAGCTGCGGCTAATGACGAAGAGAATGAGGATTCTGCAGCTGCAGCTAGCGATGAAGAAGAAAACGAGGATGATTTGATCCACCAACCTGTAATCGCTGTAGATATTACCGAACGACCAAAGAGCGTAGAACAAAAGTCAGTGACGTGGGGCGATATCAGTGAGCGTGAGCAAGAGGACTAG
- the LOC141910713 gene encoding mitochondrial fission 1 protein-like has protein sequence MMEAVEAVMRETVETEDLKHFEQIFETQLRRGGIPSDKAQFDYSWCLIRSRYSNDLRRGISLLEELFHRTQDETAKRDYLYYLTIGNAKLKEYQKAKKYVDAILLVEPNNHQASCLKRYIEKKMRNEGLLGIALVGGAAAAAIGGLVGIGLAISKK, from the exons ATGATGGAGGCTGTCGAAGCTGTAATGAGAGAAACTGTCGAAACTGAAGACTTAAAG CATTTTGAACAGATTTTTGAAACTCAATTAAGACGCGGGGGAATACCCAGTGACAAAGCGCAATTTGATTATTCATGGTGTCTCATTAGGAGTCGATATTCTAATGATTTACGGCGAGGGATTTCACTATTAGAAG AATTATTTCACCGAACTCAAGATGAAACTGCTAAAAGAGATTACCTTTATTATCTAACGATCGGCAATGCTAAACTGAAG GAATATCAGAAAGCTAAGAAGTACGTAGACGCAATTCTATTGGTGGAACCCAATAATCATCAAGCCTCGTGTCTTAAACGATATATCGAGAAGAAAATGAGAAACG AAGGTTTGTTGGGTATTGCTCTCGTCGGtggagctgctgctgctgctattgGAGGTCTAGTCGGAATCGGGCTGGCTATTTCTAAGAAATAA
- the LOC141910712 gene encoding mitochondrial intermediate peptidase-like produces the protein MYRCVQHGRYIRFGAASAAAAAASRNYRSITTWSPLATAYNARPNKKLNVSLSKGNVGLFKIAELQDYTGFYLLKDNVEAVVDYLLKQAVNSDSQSDRKWKMVEIADELSDALCKVADMADCMRMGHPDKHYSTAAEDTCLFIGSLVEKLNTNVELYDALKRVAETGDQFPTDGIDQHVLNLFIADFEKSGIHLDETKRKKFVDLNTAIYELGNSYMRSTQQQVILPKSNLPKDLRHVFALDGDNIRVTGLYSDHHNEKIREAAYRIFLHPDQHQEEILLELLERRNELAEITGFRTYSQRATKYMLAQTPEKVMEFLNVLSEKTQKSALNDFEILRKMKGSELMQWDVSYYSGLARHNRCKIDAMSLAPYFSLGSCMDGLNNLFQSLFGIRLQFEPVERGEVWHDSVSKLAVIDDNEGCLGHIYCDLYERPGKLPSDCHFTIRGGRLKRDGSYQNPIVTLSLNLPQPFGDRPSLLTPGMVENLFHEFGHAMHSMLGRTRYQHITGTRCCHDFAEVPSVLMEYFASDPRVLSTFARHYETGEQLNYTVLEDMCMAKNMFTASEKQLQICYSVLDQRLHGKHPLQGTTADIYNDIQRDYYHLKPVTNTAWSHRFSHLIGYGAYYYSYLMSRAIASRIWYKCFQADPFNSTMGRRYRVKILKHGGGIPPETLISDMLDETPSMSNLLQSLVEEIDAYSNNY, from the exons ATGTATAGATGTGTTCAGCACGGTCGCTACATCAGGTTCGGAGCCGCatctgccgctgctgctgctgctagcAGAAACTACAGATCTATAACTACCTGGTCTCCGCTTGCCACAGCTTACAATGCAAGACCTAATAAAAAACTGAATGTCAGTCTTTCCAAAGGAAACGTG GGTCTGTTTAAGATCGCGGAATTGCAGGATTATACCGGGTTTTATTTACTCAAAGATAACGTCGAAGCAGTCGTAGATTATTTACTGAAACAAGCTGTAAACAGCGACTCACAATCCGACAGGAAATGGAAGATGGTTGAAATAGCTGATGAGTTGTCCGATGCTTTATGTAAAGTGGCGGATATG GCTGATTGTATGCGTATGGGACATCCTGATAAACACTACTCCACAGCTGCTGAAGATACCTGTCTATTTATCGGCTCACTTGTCGAAAA ATTGAATACGAATGTTGAATTATACGATGCTCTGAAACGAGTCGCTGAGACCGGCGACCAATTTCCGACCGATGGCATCGACCAACACGTTCTGAATCTATTCATAGCCGACTTTGAAAAAAGTGGAATTCATTTAGACGAAACCAAA CGTAAGAAGTTCGTCGATTTGAACACAGCTATTTATGAATTAGGAAACTCTTACATGAGATCAACTCAACAACAAGTGATTTTACCGAAATCGAATTTACCTAAAGATTTACGACATGT TTTTGCTCTGGACGGAGACAACATTCGAGTGACTGGACTTTACTCCGATCATCATAACGAAAAG ATCAGAGAAGCCGCTTACCGGATATTTTTACACCCGGATCAACATCAAGAGGAAATATTGTTAGAACTGCTCGAACGTAGAAATGAACTGGCTGAAATAACCGGATTCCGAACGTACAGTCAGCGAGCTACGAAATACATGCTCGCTCAAACGCCAG agaaAGTGATGgaatttctaaatgttttgTCCGAAAAAACACAGAAAAG tgCGTTGAATGATTTCGAAATTCTGCGTAAAATGAAAGGTAGTGAATTGATGCAGTGGGACGTATCGTATTACAGCGGTCTAGCGCGACATAACAG GTGTAAGATCGACGCTATGAGTCTCGCGCCGTATTTCTCACTAGGAAGTTGTATGGACGGATTAAACAACTTGTTTCAATCGTTGTTCGGAATTCGTCTGCAGTTTGAACCGGTCGAACGCGGAGAAGTGTGGCACGACAGTGTCTCTAAACTC GCTGTTATTGATGACAATGAAGGTTGTTTGGGTCATATTTACTGTGACTTGTATGAAAGACCTGGAAAATTGCCATCG gATTGCCATTTTACGATCCGCGGGGGTCGTCTGAAGAGAGATGGAAGTTATCAGAACCCGATTGTGACGTTGAGTTTAAACCTGCCTCAACCGTTCGGTGATCGACCATCTCTATTGACGCCGGGAATGGTTGAGAATTTATTCCATGAATTCGGACACGCAATGCATTCCATGTTAGGGAGAACTAGATATCAACATATCACTG GTACTCGCTGTTGTCATGATTTCGCTGAAGTTCCCTCCGTTTTAATGGAGTATTTCGCGTCGGATCCGAGG GTTTTATCCACATTTGCTCGCCATTACGAAACTGGAGAACAATTAAACTACACCGTACTAGAAGATATGTGTATGGCTAAAAACATGTTTACAGCATCG GAGAAACAGTTACAGATTTGTTACTCGGTTCTTGACCAGCGTCTTCACGGTAAACATCCGTTACAGGGAACGACGGCTGATATCTATAACGATATACAACGTGATTATTATCATCTGAAACCAGTAACAAACACT GCGTGGTCTCATCGATTCTCTCATTTGATTGGTTATGGGGCTTATTATTATTCGTATTTGATGTCTCGAGCGATTGCGTCGAGAATTTGGTATAAATGCTTCCAGGCTGATCCATTTAACAG CACGATGGGAAGGAGGTATCGTgtaaagattttaaaacatgGAGGTGGAATTCCACCAGAAACACTCATATCAG ATATGTTGGATGAAACGCCATCTATGAGTAATTTACTACAGTCACTAGTAGAAGAGATCGATGCCTATTCAAACAACTACTAA
- the LOC141910801 gene encoding DNA repair protein RAD50.L-like produces the protein MSRIDFLAIQGIRSFGSHDKDRQTMKFYTPLTLILGPNGTGKTTIIECLKYLSTGEYPPGAKVNAAFVHDPKIANENEVRAKVGLEIRDVTGKRMTVTRKLVATQSAKQTKLRTLESTIKRQTPDGDWTSISSRCAEIDREMVASLGVSKAVLENVIFCHQEDSTWPLGEGKMVKQKFDDIFASTRYTKALDSIKDSKKKQDQILKECSIEIPHLRNYKKRSEELKKEVDELTTKTTATKDHIRKLDQQLEPLDEQLMKIQQQSSEIYRIQTEIEKLRGITSGVMSARNDLAKSITQKYDGTIAELKDEIEDFQSRVKTNENQLEKNELKLNSVQTDLDSLQNKQTLLFRDQGQLQQEAKQHEENVNKRNQRVQQLAEKHSFIGFDDVTDDDITSFVDKLRRKQQSLNSERDDLKNSFDSRESDIQLKIDEIRDEKVKHEQTECMNNKNIRINQDEIRDIKRQIQQASQSTARLQEIDDELSKTEEDLAKEENSVDLPALETEVKQLAEQRKLLSDKIKQLDNDLREMNKVAQQRSELESRQTQKQEVEKKVTTILRNHKDAIQNLLGNIDKSKIHEKLDELIKRLESDRNREKHKQDELNKKLSAALAQQTMRREQVEKLESEQQLVRRELETACGSQNVDNKLERVQTEINQSQDERGSLIGASHFFKKYMTELQQPNPCCPLCKRDFDEPEESQQLIETLQNKLKLVPSRMKQAETKLERLQNQNTMMLQLKPKQDRLKQIADNELRKLQDQLNELSANISKYTEEIEDCQAVIEARQLDLDEAKMIQPDVQQLPSLLRDIAQKDRIIEQYKTRLGDVGCDRSIDDVNSEKDRAQNDSDGVNRQYDVKRDKISRHKDILNKLGGQVNRLKHDRLIIQKNLQDQVKLQERQQELNVTIDQLHKDSQNARNRIQPLEEEMNRLKQKKRQIIEDKNDQLAESSAKIAELKDDENGVNSIQSSIDSYRNKRRDVEMKKCENKIRELNDDIQTKKEEESKITGDTEIIKQEIANQRMLQRNLSDNLSLRQKEQEIEKLRNEIKSLEEKRGDFDTANLSRQQRDLEKRIEEYKREKNTISGRLSGYVDQIRDKRRELESDELKHADSKLRDKIIEQKTTDLAKHDLEKYYFALDQSIMKYHNLKMDEINKIIRDLWRSTYKGNDIETIEIRSDGDESGQMKTRKTYSYRVVMVKGDKAIDMRGRCSAGQKVLASLIIRMALAETFCINCAILALDEPTTNLDRENIESLAAALVEIIKMRFDQGTMFQLVVITHDEDFVELLGSSDYVDYFYRINRNDEGKSCIEKDDIANLRR, from the exons ATGTCTCGCATAGATTTTTTAGCAATTCAAGGAATCCGTAGTTTCGGAAGTCACGATAAAGATCGACAAACGATGAAATTCTACACGCCGTTAACACTGATTCTGGGACCGAATGGAACTGGAAAAACT acGATTATCGAATGTTTGAAGTATTTATCGACCGGGGAATACCCGCCAGGGGCCAAGGTCAATGCAGCCTTCGTGCATGACCCTAAG attgCGAACGAGAATGAAGTGAGAGCTAAAGTTGGTTTAGAGATTCGCGATGTCACTGGAAAACGCATGACTGTTACGCGGAAACTTGTCGCGACGCAAAGT GCGAAACAGACGAAACTGCGAACGTTGGAATCGACGATAAAACGTCAAACACCGGACGGAGATTGGACCTCGATCAGCTCGAGATGCGCCGAGATAGACCGTGAG ATGGTAGCGAGTTTAGGCGTCTCAAAAGCTGTTCTCGAGAATGTGATATTCTGTCATCAAGAGGATTCAACGTG GCCTCTCGGAGAAGGAAAAATGGTCAAACagaaatttgatgatatatttGCATCGACTCGTTACACGAAGGCTTTAGATAGTATTAAAGATTCCAAGAAAAAACAG GATCAGATCCTGAAAGAATGTTCCATAGAAATTCCTCATCTGCGAAATTACAAGAAAAGATCCGAAGAG ttgaaaaaagaaGTCGACGAATTGACTACAAAAACAACGGCTACAAAAGATCACATCAGAAAACTTGATCAACAACTTGAACCATTAGAT gaacaattgatgaaaattcaGCAGCAATCGAGTGAAATCTATAGAATTCAGACAGAGATTGAGAAACTGCGAGGAATCACGTCTGGAGTGATGTCTGCTAGAAATGACTTGGCTAAATCTATTACACAGAAATATGACG GAACAATCGCTGAATTGAAGGACGAAATTGAAGATTTTCAATCTCGCGTGAAAACGAATGAAAACCAATTAGAGAAG aatgAGTTGAAATTGAACTCAGTTCAGACTGACCTTGATAGCTTGCAGAACAAACAGACGCTGCTATTCAGAGATCAAGGTCAACTACAACAAGAGGCAAAG CAACACGAAGAGAATGTAAACAAGAGGAATCAGCGAGTTCAGCAGTTAGCGGAGAAACACTCATTCATCG GCTTTGATGATGTCACCGATGATGACATCACCAGTTTTGTCGATAAACTGCGTCGTAAACAGCAGTCGTTGAATTCAGAACGCGACGATCTAAAGAATTCGTTCGATTCTCGGGAATCGGACattcaactgaaaatagatgaaattaGAGACGAAAAAGTGAAACACGAACAAACGGAATGTATGAATAATAAAAACATA agaataaatcaAGATGAAATTCGAGATATCAAACGTCAAATACAACAAGCCTCGCAATCGACAGCACGGCTTCAGGAGATTGATGATGAACTCAGTAAAACT GAAGAAGATTTAGCGAAGGAAGAGAATTCCGTTGATTTACCCGCGTTAGAAACCGAAGTTAAACAACTAGCCGAACAACGAAAATTATTGTCCGACAAAATTAAACAACTCGA taaTGATTTGAGAGAAATGAATAAAGTTGCTCAGCAGCGGTCAGAGTTAGAATCAAGACAAACTCAGAAACAAGAAGTCGAAAAGAAAGTGACAACTAT TTTGAGGAATCACAAAGACGCCATTCAGAATTTACTGGGAAACATCGACAAGTCAAAAATACACGagaaattagatgaattgatCAA ACGACTTGAATCCGATCGCAATCGTGAGAAACATAAACAAGACGAATTAAACAAGAAACTATCGGCTGCCCTCGCCCAACAGACTATGAGAAG GGAACAAGTTGAGAAGTTAGAAAGTGAACAGCAGCTAGTGAGACGTGAATTAGAAACGGCCTGTGGAAGTCAAAACGTTGACAATAAACTAGAAcgagttcaaactgaaattaATCAATCACAAGA CGAACGCGGATCTCTGATCGGAGCTTCGCATTTCTTCAAGAAGTACATGACCGAATTACAACAGCCTAACCCGTGCTGCCCCCTGTGTAAACGAGATTTCGACGAACCGGAGGAATCTCAACAACTCATCGAAACG cttcaaaacaaattgaaGCTGGTTCCATCCAGGATGAAACAGGCGGAGACTAAACTAGAGAGACTGCAGAACCAGAACACTATGATGTTACAATTAAAACCCAAGCAGGACCGG cTGAAACAAATTGCTGACAATGAATTGCGAAAATTACAAGATCAACTGAATGAATTATCAGCGAATATCTCGAAATAtactgaagaaattgaagat TGTCAGGCAGTAATCGAAGCTCGCCAGTTAGATTTAGACGAAGCGAAAATGATTCAACCCGATGTACAACAATTACCGAGTTTATTGAGAGACATCGCTCAGAAAGATCGCATTATCGAACAGTATAAAACGCGATTAGGAGACGTCG GTTGCGACCGTTCTATTGATGACGTAAATTCAGAGAAAGATCGCGCTCAAAATGACAG CGATGGCGTAAATCGACAATACGACGTGAAACGTGATAAAATCAGTCGACATAAAGACATCCTGAATAAACTCGGTGGACAGGTCAACAGGTTAAAACACGATCGACTGATTATACAGAAAAACCTTCAAGATCAAGTGAAATTGCAAGAGAGGCAACAAGAGCTGAATGTGACTATAGATCAACTGCATAAAGATTCTCAG AACGCTAGAAATCGAATTCAACCTTTAGAAGAAGAAATGAATCGTTTGAAACAGAAAAAACGTCAAATAATAGAAGATAAAAACGATCAACTCGCAGAATCATCTGCCAAG ATTGCTGAGTTGAAAGATGACGAAAACGGCGTCAATTCTATACAATCATCGATCGATAG TTATAGGAACAAACGTCGAGATGTCGAAATGaagaaatgtgaaaataagATACGAGAATTAAACGACGACATTCAGACGAAGAAAGAGGAAGAATCGAAAATAACCGGGGACACGGAAATAATCAAACAGGAGATCGCCAATCAACGA ATGCTTCAGAGGAATTTATCGGATAATTTGAGTTTGCGCCAGAAAGAACAAGAAATCGAGAAACTGAGGAacgaaatcaaatcattggaagaaaaacgCGGCGATTTCGATACGGCGAATTTGAGTCGACAACAAAGAGATTTAGAGAAACGAATCGAAGAGTATAAACGAGAG AAAAACACAATCAGCGGCCGTCTGTCGGGTTACGTCGATCAGATCAGAGATAAACGCAGGGAGTTAGAATCAGATGAATTGAAACACGCTGACAGTAAACTGAGAGATAAAATCATTGAGCAGAAG ACGACCGATTTAGCGAAACACGATTTGGAGAAATATTACTTCGCATTGGATCAATCGATCATGAAATATCACAACTTGAAAATGGatgaaatcaataaaattattCGTGATCTGTGGCGCAGTACTTACAAAGGAAACG ATATAGAAACGATTGAAATACGCTCGGACGGCGATGAATCGGGTCAAATGAAAACACGTAAAACATATTCGTACCGAGTTGTCATGGTGAAAGGTGATAAAGCGATTGATATGAGGGGGCGCTGCAGTGCTGGACAGAAG gttttggCATCTCTGATAATCAGAATGGCTTTGGCTGAAACATTTTGTATTAACTGTGCTATTCTAGCATTAGACGAACCGACTACAAATCTGGACAGGGAAAATATCGAGAGTTTAGCTGCAGCTTTAGTTGA gataATTAAGATGCGATTTGATCAGGGAACGATGTTTCAATTAGTCGTCATCACTCACGATGAGGATTTCGTGGAATTGTTGGGTTCATCTGATTACGTCGATTATTTCTATCGTATAAATCGTAATGATGA AGGTAAATCGTGTATCGAAAAAGATGATATTGCTAATTTACGCCGCTGA